The DNA window gctttggtggcacacgcctttgattcccagcactgcactcaggaggcagaggtatgaaggaGGATTCTCAggaccaccctaagactgcatggTGAAGGGCAACCCAGGCTCCAGGTGAGTATTGCAATGCGACTGCCATTGTCCAGGTAGGTGCCTCTGCCAGTGAGGACAAGCCCAGACAAAGGGTGCATCTGAAGTCAGTGAAGAGCCCAGCGCAGTCCATGCTCTCAGTTACGGACAATCACAAATACCCAGCTGTTAGTACCTGCCACTCGGACAAACAGCTGCTATAGAATGCGTTTATTGAAGGGCCAGAGGATAGGGATCTCGGGGCTGTGGGGTAAACTGCTCTGGACGTGCTGGAGTGGAACTGGGGTTGCTGGGAAGGTTCCAGAGCTCTGGGAGGACAGCTTCGCTCAGGGCGGCAGGAGACGGCGCGCGGGCGCTTGGGGCGGGGTGTTCTCCAGGCGCTTGACGCGCAGCAGCGCCCCTAGTACACCCTCGGGGGCCGCCTCGGGACCCAGATCTTGATCAGCAGCGCGGCGGAGGCGGCGCGGGGCGGCAGCAGCCTCAGGTTCCGAGCTTCCAGTGAGAATCCGTCCCAGCAAGTACCTGCGGGAGGGAGCAGAAGCCCTGAAGATGTGCCCACGTGTCACCATGGTGGTCCCCGACCCGGGCTGCACGACCCTCCCGAGCTATCCACTCAAGCCTCCGGGGCCTCACTACTGTCCAACAAGGTCAGTCGTCCCCGCCTCCCAATCCAGATACTGTGCCTTcccacctactttttttttttggcagaaacCGGCCCATGGGAACCCTTCCCCAGGACCGGGAGTCCCCCTGCACTGTCCTCCGGCCCCCACACTCTGGATCCAGGATGTTACTACTTTGTAGGGCCCCAGTCCATTTGCCTCGCCCCAGGCCTTAGGTGACCAGGCATCTGCCTAGTGAGGTGGCCTCGCATCCCCTCGCCCtggccctcccaccccccccacccccggccccgCACCTCAGGAGCTCCGGGTCTACATCGGGTGTCTCGTCGCCAGCGTCCTCGGCTTCGGGACCTGCGGGACCGTCGTCGTATACTGGGGGCCGGGGTCGCAGCGCAGCGGCAGGCGCGGGGACAAGTTGGGCTGCGAGCGCAGCGGGATCGAGGCGGGCGCGAAGCAGGGCTCGGGCAAATTGGGCTGCGGGAGCGTCCGGGTCGTCATCCAGGCCCAAGGGCTGGTCAGAGGCACGCGGGGAGCCCCAGACACGCAGCAGCTGTGCCAGGACACGGGCCTGCTGATCCTCGGCCTCCTGTGCCTCGGCCCGGGCCCTTTCTTGCCTCTCGGCCTCCAGCAGGTGCGCTAGCGCCCGCGCCAGCTCCTGCACCGCACCCACCGCCTCTCCTCGGGGTGCTGGTGCTGCCCGTCGCAAGCGGCGGGGGGCGCCAGCCTCGGCTAGGGGCACCGGCGCTGCGCTCAGGCTGCGGGGTTCCTGCGAGAAGATGATGTGGGGTACAGGATACCATTAGCTTCCCTCCAGCAAGAGAATTCCAAATGGGATTGGGACTCCGTGAACTTTTAAATGTGCAAACTTGCCACTGTACCCATGTGGTGAAGGGAGGGATGTGGTAAGGGCCCCCACAGAACAGAGGAGATAGCTATATGTCTGATGCTTGGGAACAATCTTGAAGCCCGGTGTGAAATGATAAAGGGGAgctagagaaaagagaaacatgtGCAGCAGGCTGGTCAGCGTTCTAGAGCCGgccttcctcctgcctctcctggtAACCCTGTCCTGCCTGGAGATGGAAGTAACCAGTCATGTCTCGCCACATATGATCATGACCTTATGTTGTTCATTGCTATAAAGTGTGGAAAACCTTGAACTGGGTCTCCTGTTCTTTGGGAGTCTTAGCCAGCTAATAAAGCTGTTTTCTTGTGATCTCCGTGCCTCGGTCTTTACTCTCCCACTATACCACAATAAAATCCTTAAGGTCATGGGAGACCTCCCCTAAATATCAACAAGTACACTTAAGACCATGAAagaccctccccccaacacataTCCCCAGTGACGCCTTAATTACTCAGATTGACGCAGCGTCTTCTACATGCCAGGTTTGGAATGAAAACTAATATATTGATGGTGGAAATTAACTtgtcaaaataattttgaagagCCGGTTAGCAGCATCCCAGAAGAACAAAGTTTGTCTTTAATCAAAGGCTGGGCTAGAAGGataccctgcttcaaaagaaagaaggagggggaggaagacgaggaggaggagaatgactTGGgcaagagcagcagcagcagcaacatgaCTTACTCCTGGAGtgttatacacatgcacaccctaccggaccttttctttctttctttctttcttttttctggtttttcgaggtaggttctctctctagcccaggctgacctgaaattcactctgtagtctcaggatgacctctgactcacagtgatcctcctacctctgcctcctgagtgctgggattaaaggcctgcgccaccatgccaggctttggaCATAATTTTTGAATGATATAAGCacttcataataaaataaaagtagggggctggatgtggtagcgcatgcctgtaggaggatcaccgtgagttagaggtcaccctgagactccatagtgaattccaggtcaccctgagctagagtgagaccctacctcaaaaaagcaaaataaatgaatgaatgaatctcaccaccaaagtaaacaaaaacagtaaatctagggctggagagatggctttgcagttaagcgcttgcctgtgaagcctaaggaccccggttcgaggctcggttccccaggtcccacgttagccagatgcacaagggggcgcacgcgtctggagttcgtttgcagaggttggaagccctggcgcacccattctctctctctccctctatctgtctttctctctgtgtctgttgctctcaaataaataaataaataattttttaaaaaaatttaaaaaaaacagtaaatctAAACTGAGTCTATAGCTCAAAGTGTAAATGCTCCAAGGTCCTAGGTTTCAGCTATGTGTATAAGTTCCAGAATCcacactaggcatggtggctcatacctgcaataccagaacttgggaagctgagtaagaaaattgctgtgagggctgaagaggtagatggcttagtggttaaggcacttgactacaaagtctaaggacccaggttggattcctcttTACCCacataataagccagatgcacaaggtggcccatgtgtctggagttcatttgcaatgcccattctctctctttctctaataaataaaaatatttaaaataaaattgctgtgcatttgaggatagcctgggctacagagtgagttccacgtcaccCTGGACTAAAGAGgtcctgtattaaaaaaaaaatacatcaataaGAGTTCCAGAATCCTCCAGCACACAGCCTGAAACTACCAGTGACCCCTAGTGACCACTAAAAGGAAGAGGCAAGTGCCTggtttaattcctttttttttttttttttttgttgttgttgttgttttgttttgtttttggaggtagggcttcactctagtccaggctgacctggaactcattgtctcagggtggccttgaatttatggtgatcctcctacctctgcctcccgagtgctgggattaaagacgtgcgccaccacgcccagcttccatttTTATGATGTTCCAAAAGCAGGAGAAACTCAACAATCAATggtaaaaataagatgaaaacaaaactaaGGAATCATTGGGTAGAAAAATACAAGATAATGGGTATGGGGGACAGCCATACCAAGGGAGGGGCACATAGGGGCTTCTGTTAGTGTTCACACTTTATTCCTTAAGCTGGGTAATGGGTGTGTGAGAGTTATTTTACCGTTATTCTTCAAAAGTGTACATATATGTTAAATAGACtgtaatgtaaaatatttaataatgtaaAAATCTACCCTTGATTCAGGCAGCCTTGAAAAGCTAGGGGAGAAGAAGCTACTTCAAGTTCCCTTGAATGGTACCACCACCTCTCACTCCCTGGGAAACTCGCCATCAGTTAATCATTCtgtatccctctctttctctttctctctctctttctttctggctgCCTGTCTCTCTGTTCACACACCcatgtcccccccccctctctctctcacacacacacacacacacactctctctctctcactctctctcgccctccatacacacaccccaaaacatgTGACATCCACTGCAAGAAATTACACACATTTGCATCGTTTTATTTCAGAAGGAGTGGTTTTATCATCTTTGTTCACGCATTCCTTGTTAGAGGAATGATCGTGCCCTCACTGTGAGCAACAGAGGTGCAAGGTCACGCACCATGCTTAAAGACATAATGCAGAACAGAAACATCATGGCTCCTTCCCCCATGATGACACAGCTCCACAAAGAAGCAAAGAGATTCTCCTCGTGAATGCACGCAcaaaattcccagcactcagtccACGCGAGCCAACATGGAGTGCGCACATTGAGAGCTAAGGACCACTCCTTCTGAAATTAAAACCAACACAGAAGCACACAAGCACCTAGAAAGTCACGCCCAGAGGCTACGTCATCACACATAACGTTCACAAATGCACTCAcaatgtcactgagaaagcaatcacccccccctaaaaaaaaaatgtcacacaGAAGCATCAGCAATGTCACacacccagacacaaaatgtcacCACGGGAGGTGCTCAGAAGCTATCAAACCGCAGGACATACACTGAAAGTACACGATGTCCCCACACTGCTGTCAGCACGCTACAGGAGCGCATAGGGATGTGAGCACATCTGTCCTGAAGTGGCTCGAGTGCTACTGGACAGCGCCACAGGCAAAGGTTCAGGCGACGCCAGGCCTGGCCCCTGATGCCGAGGGGTGGGCAGGACGCGGCTGCTGGCCCAGCCCAGGGCAGGTCCACCCTTCTTACACCTAGAAACCGAGCCGCGCTTCAGCGCAGACTGTCGGCTTGAGCCCAGGCCACCCTTGCCGAtcgatctctctctctgcacctccCAGAGCAGGTGACAGCCAGGATGCTGATCCACCCTGACCCGCAGCATCTTTCCTCCAACCTCCGCGGGATTGTCGTCTCACCTTTACCGGCCGCGCACAGAGGGCAGGGGGCAGCTGAAAGATGCCCACAAGCAGCAGCACCAAAAGGCCTACGCCCCCGGCCCGCGGCCCGCAGAGCAGCGGCGACCCCGCCATGCTGCCCCAGCGAGCCGGGCTCCGGACGGGCTGACAGGCTGGAAACTGCGCAGCGCCGGGGCTAGTGGGCATAACTGCGGTGCTCTGCGGCTGCGCACGTCCAGGAGCCGGGCCCCCTCCCGTCCGCCCCCTCCTGCCACTTTACGCAGGCGCAGCCTCGGCTCTCTGGCAGCCTCTTCATCTTGCGCATCACCATGGAGATGTCCGAGGGCCAAGGTGGAAAACGGGAGCCAGCGCCGGCGGTTGCCATGGCAGTTGCTAGGGCAATAGACCTGGCTGTGGACTTCCAGACAAGACAGGGGAAATTGACTCGGCAGTGAAATAGGGGTCCGGTCTGCCCCTCTCCTTCCTTGGGGAGATGATGGACTTTACTCTGTTTGTTGAAAAAATACTTGCAGCCTGTAAGCTGTGGATCAAGACCTTTACAGAGAAATGGTTTCCATCCAGATGACATGGTCATGAACAGCTTAGTTCATCCTGCAAAAACAGCCCTTTGCCCACAATAAAGCTGTTCCTAGTAACTGCAACCTCAGAATAGGAATATTAGGAAGGAGATCAATAAATGATCCTTTCCATATTCTGCTTGTCTCTTTGCCAGGTACCTTCATTTCCCCATGGCTCTCTTTTTGTCCTTTTGTGCCCTTGGACTCTCCATCTTCCTTGCcctatctttctctccttgttcctccctccctccctctctctctctctctctctctctctctctctctctctctctgtttctacccTTTAATCTCTCCAAATTTCTCCTGATTCTGTTAATGTACCCAGACTTTTTATTCATATATTGTTCCAGAAAGAATTTCAAGTCACCTAAAAATGATGCATCAAAGGTCTGGGAGACTCAAGTCTAGCGGCTCAGGCTTGTAATCccaagtacttgagaggctgagccaGTAGCATCATAAGATTGAGGCCTGCCTAGTCTAccgagtgaattcaaggccaacctgggcaatgTAATGATttgctgtctcaaaacaaaaagtaaagagagggttggagatgttactcagtagtaatgtgcttgcttagcatgcttgaggccctgggttcattctTCAGTCCTACAAAAATAAGAGAGGtgttatctgggcatggtggtgcacacctttaatcccagcactcgagaggcagaggtaggaggaccgctgtgagtttgaggccattctgagactacatagtgaattccaggtcagcctgggtgagagtaaaATACTGCCTAGAAAAACCAAAGTGGGGTGGTGGCTGGGAACATAACTCCATGGTAAACAACTTGCCTAGCACAAACAAGGATCTGAGTTCTATCCCTACTaccataagaagaaaaaaatatcctcAATCCAAGTGTGGTAGGAAAtatctctaatcccaacacttgagagtcTGAGAAAGGAAAATCACAAATTCAGGACCAGCTTAGGTTACatagagagtttaaggccagcagggatatatagtgagatcctgtctcaaacaagaaagaaaatagtataaatttgggatgtagttcagtggtatagcacttgcctagcatgcttgagaCCCTGGGTGCTATCCCTAGGAAGaaatcaatgggctggagagatcactctgggattaaaggcacttgcttggcaaAGCCTCAtggactaggttcaattccctagcatccatgtacaagccagatgcaaagccaggaatggtggtgcacgcctttaatcccaacacttgcgagactaaggcaggaggatttctgtgagttcaaggccagcctgagaataatgaattccaggtcaacttgaggctagagagaaacctttccttgaaaaacaaaagcagggctggagagatggcttagtggttaagcgcttgcctgtgaagcctaaggaccccggttcgaggctcggttacccaggtcccacgttagccagatgcacaagggggcgcacgcgtctggagttcatttgcagtggctggaagccctggtgcgcccattctctctctctccctctatctgtctttctctctgtgtctgtcgctctcaaataaataaataaataaataataaaaaaagaaaagaaaaacaaaagcaaaaagccaaatgcacaaaatggcacatgtatctcaaCATTGTTTTTAAGTGacaaaaggccctgatgtgcccattcatattctctctctctttctcattgcaaacaaataaaaatatttttaataaatcgaGAATGTGCATGGCCAAAAGTGACTGGTTGTATGGGACATATGCATGATTATATTAAAGATAAGgttaggggggctggagggatgacttagcggttaaggcatttgcctgcaaagccaaaggaccccccaGGTTAgcctccccaggactcatattagccagaagcacaagggggcgcatgcgtctggagatagtttgcagtggctgggggccctggcacgtccattcccacccccctctctccctctttctctgttaaataaataaataaataataaaaataaaaaggtaaggtTAGGGTGGCTGGACCTGCGAcggtaaaaaaggcaggaaagtttgcacttgctagtaatcaaagatgatctggattcttatctcttgccttgtCCCCTAGACTTATTTTtctacaaacaaccaggacccctcctggagggaggtctttcataggatttaaacatccTGGTGAGTCAAAATTCAGCCctctggaacttggtgccagagctaatctcttcctagGGCCCCTATCCCTAACCAATCAattgtccctctggttcacctgagccagaaaacAGCCCACTGCTATaaagttataaatacctttgcaaaagAAGAGCAGGCTCtatgaccacttgggaacttccagccgtgggtgagtttttcccttggctgggcctgggctggctttaCCCAGGCCCAGGCACAGCTGGAAAGGCCCTAGTCATTACCCTCCACATaggctcctttatcccctctaACTCCCCTCATGacaggaactccttgaactttcttttctcttttctttccatgctttttttttcccaggccctccaagtgggatctctagccacatctAGCCTTTTCTTGGtgctgtacttccctcaataaatataatgattttttGAAAAGGTAagcaatgaagatactcaacagtggacactgcaagccttatatttggccagccaggctaaatgagccaacgggcgcaatagtggcacgtctgtcatggtggaaaccaactgccctctaattggactggaggcccactccatggaagggaatacatccctgatactgaaaacct is part of the Jaculus jaculus isolate mJacJac1 chromosome X, mJacJac1.mat.Y.cur, whole genome shotgun sequence genome and encodes:
- the Pcsk1n gene encoding proSAAS, yielding MAGSPLLCGPRAGGVGLLVLLLVGIFQLPPALCARPVKEPRSLSAAPVPLAEAGAPRRLRRAAPAPRGEAVGAVQELARALAHLLEAERQERARAEAQEAEDQQARVLAQLLRVWGSPRASDQPLGLDDDPDAPAAQFARALLRARLDPAALAAQLVPAPAAALRPRPPVYDDGPAGPEAEDAGDETPDVDPELLRYLLGRILTGSSEPEAAAAPRRLRRAADQDLGPEAAPEGVLGALLRVKRLENTPPQAPARRLLPP